From a region of the Maridesulfovibrio ferrireducens genome:
- the zupT gene encoding zinc transporter ZupT yields the protein MFSENVAFALGLTLFAGLSTGIGSALAFFAKKTNTRFLSISLGFSAGVMIYVSFMEIMVKAKTALEADLGTVAGTWAAVAAFFGGIFFIALIDKLVPSYENPHEMHRIEEMNEEDLFAGKSKTKLLRMGMMSAIAIGIHNFPEGLATFTAALKDPHLGVAIAVAIAIHNIPEGIAVSVPIYYATGSKKKAFFYSFLSGLAEPVGALVGYLLFMPFMSDTVFGVIFAGVAGIMVYISFDELLPAAEEYGEHHLSIYGLISGMAVMAVSLLLFL from the coding sequence ATGTTTTCGGAAAATGTTGCTTTTGCATTAGGATTGACGCTGTTTGCGGGGCTTTCAACGGGTATAGGTTCTGCTTTGGCCTTTTTTGCCAAAAAAACAAATACCCGTTTTTTGTCCATTTCCTTGGGCTTTTCAGCAGGAGTAATGATCTACGTTTCTTTTATGGAGATCATGGTTAAAGCAAAAACAGCTTTAGAGGCTGATCTGGGGACTGTTGCAGGAACATGGGCGGCTGTTGCGGCCTTTTTCGGAGGGATATTTTTTATTGCCTTAATCGATAAACTTGTTCCCAGTTATGAAAATCCTCATGAAATGCACCGCATTGAGGAAATGAACGAAGAAGATCTTTTTGCCGGGAAAAGTAAGACTAAACTTTTAAGAATGGGAATGATGTCGGCTATTGCTATCGGCATTCATAACTTTCCAGAAGGACTCGCTACATTTACTGCCGCGCTTAAAGATCCTCATCTGGGCGTTGCCATCGCGGTGGCGATTGCAATCCATAATATTCCTGAAGGTATTGCTGTTTCCGTTCCCATCTATTATGCAACTGGTAGCAAGAAAAAAGCTTTTTTCTATTCTTTCTTGTCCGGTCTTGCCGAGCCTGTCGGGGCACTTGTAGGATATCTTTTGTTCATGCCTTTTATGTCTGACACTGTTTTCGGAGTGATTTTCGCCGGAGTTGCAGGGATTATGGTTTATATTTCTTTTGATGAGTTATTGCCTGCGGCTGAAGAATATGGCGAACACCATCTTTCAATTTATGGATTGATCTCCGGCATGGCGGTTATGGCTGTCTCGTTACTTCTTTTTCTGTAG
- a CDS encoding cation:proton antiporter: protein MGIASDLVILILAGLLGGFAARLLRQPLLLGYIVAGVIVGPYTGGVTVTDVHDIEMLAEIGVALLLFTLGIEFSIKELRPVKAVALIGTPLQIILTMTFGWGVGSLMGWDSHLSLWFGAFISLSSTMVVLKTLESRGLVGTLSSRVMIGMLVVQDLVVVPMLIIMPQLGSPSFGLEQVGFAALKTVLFLASMFLLGTRIIPALMKMIASWNSRETFMLTCSAIGLGVGYTTHMLGLSFAFGAFVAGMVLSESKYAYQALSDILPLRDVFSLVFFASVGMLIDPMYIWHNLDTVLLLTFCILVGKGLIFGGISSLFKYRNVIPLALGFGMFQVGELSFLLLQQGADSGSFPKEYFPLFMGTGILTMMLTPILSSFTSPIYLFFRKRNGSNDLQTVNIPKEGLDHHVVVLGGGRYGAYVAEVLERIDIPYVIVELNANKVEAAVEIGQNIIYGDAAQEIVLKAAEVSRARMVLITIPSIAGAGMVFERLRQLAPGTRVVALSRNSEQVQVLNDLGVHNIIMPEFETSLEMIRQILRHFSLPATEVQNVMDSMRRDRYTTDVQRQNPKHELLSNLRAASESLELCWIQAEEGASIIGLSLAGSRIRTVTGVSVAGILRGGKFSINPEGEFEFKSGDFVGVLGSKDNIDRFRKLAAVQKNKSVSE, encoded by the coding sequence TTGGGAATAGCATCTGATCTTGTAATACTTATTCTCGCCGGATTGCTTGGCGGATTTGCTGCTCGCTTATTGCGTCAACCTTTATTGCTTGGTTACATCGTTGCAGGTGTTATTGTCGGGCCGTATACAGGCGGCGTAACTGTAACAGATGTTCATGATATTGAAATGCTTGCTGAAATAGGAGTGGCATTGCTCCTTTTCACTCTTGGTATTGAGTTTTCTATCAAAGAACTCAGGCCTGTTAAAGCTGTTGCCTTGATAGGAACACCACTCCAGATAATTTTGACAATGACATTCGGGTGGGGAGTCGGTTCTCTTATGGGCTGGGATTCACATCTTTCTTTATGGTTCGGTGCTTTTATTTCCTTGTCCAGTACAATGGTCGTGTTGAAGACTCTTGAAAGTAGGGGATTGGTGGGAACTCTTTCCAGTCGGGTGATGATTGGAATGCTAGTTGTTCAGGATCTGGTTGTGGTGCCTATGCTCATTATTATGCCGCAATTGGGATCACCATCTTTCGGGTTGGAACAGGTTGGTTTTGCCGCACTGAAAACAGTATTGTTTCTTGCCTCCATGTTTTTGCTGGGAACACGGATTATTCCTGCTTTGATGAAAATGATAGCAAGCTGGAATTCCCGTGAAACATTTATGCTGACTTGCAGTGCTATCGGCCTCGGAGTCGGCTATACAACACACATGCTGGGGCTCTCCTTTGCTTTCGGGGCATTTGTTGCGGGTATGGTGCTCAGTGAATCAAAGTATGCTTATCAGGCGTTAAGTGACATCCTGCCACTGCGGGATGTTTTCAGTCTGGTCTTTTTTGCCTCCGTAGGGATGCTGATAGATCCGATGTATATATGGCATAATTTAGACACTGTTCTTTTGCTGACTTTTTGTATCCTTGTGGGTAAGGGGCTTATTTTCGGCGGAATATCGAGCCTTTTTAAATATAGAAATGTCATTCCGCTGGCTCTTGGTTTCGGTATGTTTCAGGTTGGTGAGCTGTCCTTTTTATTGTTGCAGCAGGGTGCAGATTCCGGCTCTTTTCCGAAAGAATACTTCCCTTTGTTCATGGGGACCGGAATTCTTACAATGATGCTGACTCCGATTCTTTCTTCATTTACATCACCGATATATTTATTTTTCAGAAAGCGTAATGGTAGTAACGATCTTCAGACAGTAAATATTCCGAAAGAAGGTTTGGATCATCATGTAGTTGTTCTCGGCGGAGGAAGATACGGGGCCTACGTTGCGGAAGTTTTAGAGCGAATAGATATTCCATATGTAATTGTTGAACTTAATGCGAATAAGGTGGAAGCGGCTGTTGAGATAGGTCAGAATATTATTTATGGCGACGCTGCGCAGGAAATTGTACTGAAGGCAGCCGAAGTATCGCGTGCGCGTATGGTACTTATAACAATCCCTTCGATTGCCGGTGCCGGTATGGTTTTTGAAAGGTTGCGACAGCTCGCTCCCGGTACACGTGTTGTAGCTCTTTCGAGAAATTCTGAACAGGTACAGGTTCTAAATGATTTAGGCGTGCATAATATTATTATGCCTGAATTTGAAACCAGTCTTGAAATGATTCGTCAGATATTGCGCCATTTCAGCTTGCCTGCAACAGAAGTTCAAAATGTAATGGATTCCATGCGCAGAGACAGATATACAACAGATGTTCAGCGGCAGAATCCAAAGCATGAGTTGCTCTCAAATTTAAGGGCCGCATCTGAATCCCTTGAACTTTGTTGGATTCAAGCCGAAGAGGGGGCAAGTATAATAGGACTTTCTCTTGCCGGAAGCAGAATAAGGACTGTTACCGGCGTTTCGGTTGCAGGAATTCTCAGAGGTGGAAAATTCAGTATTAATCCTGAAGGTGAGTTTGAGTTTAAGTCTGGAGATTTTGTCGGAGTTTTGGGTTCGAAGGATAATATAGATAGATTTAGGAAGCTTGCAGCGGTTCAAAAAAATAAGAGTGTTTCTGAGTAA
- a CDS encoding TraR/DksA family transcriptional regulator, which yields MNDDQKDELMKKIKNEIENLTRMVEELKETVAPVAPDAAIGRLSRLDTMLNQGINKSSISQSLDRIMKLENALTRLDDDPFFGECQECGAKIPFARLIALPESRFCVNCAE from the coding sequence ATGAACGATGATCAAAAAGATGAATTGATGAAAAAGATTAAGAATGAAATTGAGAATCTTACCCGTATGGTTGAGGAACTTAAGGAGACCGTTGCTCCTGTGGCACCTGATGCAGCCATCGGAAGGCTTTCAAGGCTTGATACAATGCTCAATCAGGGGATTAACAAGTCCTCTATTTCGCAATCTCTTGATAGAATTATGAAACTTGAAAATGCTCTTACCCGTTTGGATGATGACCCTTTTTTCGGGGAGTGTCAGGAGTGCGGAGCTAAAATTCCCTTTGCAAGATTGATTGCTCTTCCTGAAAGTAGATTTTGTGTTAATTGTGCAGAGTAA
- a CDS encoding methyl-accepting chemotaxis protein, with amino-acid sequence MKVKSINTVMTIIVFALVATTFSVCVWWVTSSTYDAVFKEQRHSMLSMVDESISALELYMGQTSDVVKMIGNDPNSVEALSGGSSRSSDNLLKSLMGASKDYWAAFLFDANGKVVTGYNAKGESMAGADRSSRGYVKTILSGRDFFIADEILQSKSGGGILIFAIAHSVRDASGKVIGGVGVFPKWDRFTSAFVDPFRIGKDGYSFMIDNKGRIIAHAVDKNLYLKDLSKFDFIKSILKTKNGGEAYDWEGRMKYMEYKTFPLTNWTVVVSAYESDLTSAAIHQRNVLLVAGVIVVILLSGIMVALLRFLIVKPVSNILDFSGEVAGGNLRAELKGSYKYEFEILAEKISLMVDELKEKLGFSEGVLNGLVLPCGIVGPDAKMLWTNKDLCDLIESKYSPEDVVGLSTGEFFFREETKVTLSDVALKERIKKEEEIEYRTAAGNIKNVQITATPFYDMDKNLLGSVTIWIDMTSIRQQAKEIETQNERITHAAIEAEAISQNLSSAAEELSAQIEQSSRGAEDQRDRVAETSTAMEEMNVTVLEVARNAGTAAEDADSAKAKAQNGENIVSNVIEAVEGVKGQADALKVSMEQLGVEASEIGNVLKVINDIADQTNLLALNAAIEAARAGDAGRGFAVVADEVRKLAENTMAATSEVGGAITKIQNMTKENIKATENAADSAHRSSELANESGKTLAEIVHLVENAADQVRGIATAAEQQSATSDEINRATEDISRISMETSQVLDEAAKAIQEVASMASKLNSVIEDIQSS; translated from the coding sequence ATGAAAGTTAAGAGCATTAATACGGTAATGACTATTATCGTGTTTGCCCTCGTCGCAACAACTTTTTCAGTTTGTGTGTGGTGGGTGACAAGCAGTACTTATGATGCAGTCTTTAAAGAGCAAAGACATTCAATGCTCAGCATGGTTGATGAGTCTATAAGTGCTCTTGAACTTTACATGGGGCAGACTTCTGATGTTGTTAAGATGATAGGAAATGACCCTAATTCCGTAGAAGCTCTTTCCGGGGGAAGTTCTAGGAGTTCTGATAACCTTTTAAAGTCTCTTATGGGAGCGTCTAAAGATTATTGGGCTGCGTTTCTTTTTGATGCGAACGGAAAGGTTGTCACCGGGTATAACGCCAAAGGCGAAAGCATGGCCGGGGCAGATAGGTCATCCCGTGGTTATGTGAAAACGATTTTATCCGGGAGAGATTTTTTTATTGCAGATGAAATTTTACAATCGAAGAGTGGCGGCGGAATTCTCATTTTTGCAATAGCCCACTCAGTTCGCGATGCCAGCGGTAAGGTTATAGGCGGAGTTGGCGTTTTCCCTAAATGGGATAGATTTACTTCTGCGTTTGTGGACCCGTTCCGAATTGGTAAAGACGGGTATAGCTTTATGATTGACAACAAGGGAAGAATTATTGCCCATGCTGTGGATAAAAATTTATATCTGAAAGATCTTTCGAAGTTTGATTTTATCAAGAGTATCCTGAAAACAAAGAACGGCGGGGAAGCTTACGACTGGGAAGGGCGAATGAAGTACATGGAGTACAAAACTTTTCCTCTTACCAACTGGACGGTTGTTGTAAGCGCATACGAGTCTGACTTGACTTCCGCAGCTATACATCAGCGTAATGTTCTACTCGTTGCCGGGGTGATCGTTGTTATACTCCTCAGCGGAATAATGGTTGCGCTTTTGAGATTTCTTATTGTTAAACCGGTTTCAAATATTCTCGATTTTTCCGGTGAAGTTGCCGGAGGTAATCTTAGAGCTGAACTCAAGGGTTCTTATAAGTACGAATTTGAGATTTTGGCTGAAAAAATCAGTCTTATGGTCGACGAGTTGAAGGAAAAACTTGGATTTTCCGAAGGAGTGCTTAACGGCTTGGTTCTTCCGTGTGGAATTGTCGGTCCTGACGCTAAAATGCTTTGGACGAATAAAGACTTATGTGATTTGATTGAGAGTAAGTATAGTCCAGAAGACGTTGTAGGACTTTCTACTGGAGAGTTTTTCTTTCGCGAAGAAACAAAGGTGACGCTGTCTGATGTTGCACTTAAAGAGCGCATAAAGAAAGAAGAGGAGATTGAGTATCGTACTGCTGCTGGAAACATAAAAAATGTTCAAATAACAGCAACGCCTTTCTATGATATGGATAAAAATCTTCTTGGCTCTGTAACTATCTGGATTGATATGACAAGTATCAGGCAGCAGGCCAAAGAAATTGAGACTCAGAATGAAAGAATTACTCATGCTGCAATAGAAGCAGAGGCGATTTCTCAGAATCTCTCCAGTGCAGCTGAAGAGTTGTCGGCTCAGATAGAACAGTCGAGTCGAGGTGCTGAGGATCAGCGGGACAGAGTCGCCGAGACCTCCACTGCGATGGAAGAAATGAACGTAACCGTTCTTGAAGTTGCGCGTAACGCAGGTACTGCTGCTGAAGACGCAGACAGTGCTAAGGCGAAAGCTCAGAACGGTGAAAATATTGTGAGCAACGTTATTGAAGCTGTTGAAGGTGTTAAGGGGCAGGCTGATGCTCTTAAAGTTTCAATGGAACAGCTCGGAGTGGAAGCTTCGGAAATTGGTAACGTATTGAAGGTCATTAATGATATAGCTGATCAGACCAACCTGCTGGCTCTTAACGCTGCGATTGAGGCCGCCAGAGCTGGTGATGCCGGTCGCGGATTCGCGGTCGTTGCGGATGAAGTCCGTAAACTTGCCGAGAATACCATGGCGGCGACCAGTGAGGTCGGCGGAGCTATTACTAAGATTCAGAATATGACTAAAGAGAACATTAAGGCGACTGAAAATGCAGCCGATTCTGCTCATCGCAGCAGTGAGCTGGCTAATGAATCAGGTAAGACTCTCGCTGAAATTGTTCATCTGGTAGAGAACGCTGCTGATCAGGTCAGAGGCATCGCGACTGCAGCCGAACAACAGTCTGCAACTAGTGATGAAATTAACAGGGCCACAGAAGATATCAGCAGAATCTCCATGGAGACTTCGCAGGTTCTGGATGAAGCCGCTAAAGCTATTCAGGAAGTTGCATCCATGGCATCAAAGCTTAATTCTGTGATTGAAGATATTCAGTCCAGTTAA
- the ettA gene encoding energy-dependent translational throttle protein EttA has product MSTEPDKIIYSMVRVSKYFDKKPILKDISLSYFYGAKIGVLGLNGSGKSSLLKILAGVDESFEGETHVSAGYTIGFLEQEPLIDETRTVREVVEEGVASITALVNEFNEINAKFAEPMEPDEMDALLDKQANVQEKMDACGAWDIDSRLEMAMDALRCPPGDTPVSVISGGEKRRVALCRLLLQEPDILLLDEPTNHLDAESVAWLERHLQNYAGTIIAVTHDRYFLDNVAGWILELDRGRGIPWKGNYSSWLEQKEKRLSNEAKTDDKRIKALASELEWIRMSPKGRHAKSKARVKAYEELANQDSNERAKDLELYIPPGPRLGKKVIEAKGIRKQAGDKLLVDDVNFIIPAGAIVGIIGPNGAGKTTLFKMITGQEKPDAGEMSVGETVMVTHVDQHRDALDPDKTVYEVISGGNEFIKLGDREINARAYVGKFNLTGSEQQKKCSVLSGGERSRVHLALMLQEGGNVLLLDEPTNDLDVNTMRSLEEGLSNFSGCVLVISHDRWFLDRIATHILAFEGDSSTFWFEGSYSEYEEDKKKRLGKDADQPHRIKYRKLTR; this is encoded by the coding sequence ATGAGTACCGAACCTGATAAGATCATTTATTCGATGGTCAGGGTCAGCAAATATTTTGACAAGAAGCCGATCCTTAAAGATATCTCTCTTTCATATTTCTATGGCGCCAAAATCGGCGTGCTGGGACTGAACGGTTCCGGTAAAAGTTCACTCCTAAAAATATTGGCTGGAGTTGACGAAAGCTTTGAAGGCGAAACCCATGTTTCAGCAGGTTACACAATAGGTTTCCTTGAGCAGGAACCTCTGATTGATGAAACCCGTACAGTCCGTGAAGTCGTTGAAGAAGGTGTCGCAAGCATCACAGCACTTGTTAACGAGTTTAACGAGATCAACGCTAAATTTGCTGAACCAATGGAACCTGACGAAATGGATGCCCTGCTGGACAAGCAGGCTAATGTTCAGGAAAAAATGGATGCGTGCGGAGCTTGGGATATTGATTCCAGACTCGAAATGGCAATGGACGCACTGCGATGCCCTCCGGGTGACACGCCTGTGTCAGTTATTTCCGGTGGTGAAAAACGCCGTGTAGCTCTCTGCCGTCTACTTCTTCAGGAACCTGATATTCTTCTTCTTGACGAACCGACCAACCATCTTGACGCTGAATCAGTCGCATGGCTTGAAAGACATCTGCAAAATTATGCAGGAACAATCATTGCCGTAACCCATGACCGTTACTTCCTCGACAACGTCGCAGGATGGATTCTGGAACTGGACAGAGGCCGTGGTATTCCATGGAAAGGCAACTACTCTTCATGGCTTGAACAGAAAGAAAAACGACTCTCCAACGAAGCAAAAACTGACGATAAAAGAATAAAAGCTCTTGCCAGCGAACTTGAATGGATACGCATGTCTCCCAAAGGACGACATGCAAAAAGCAAAGCTCGAGTTAAGGCATACGAAGAACTCGCAAATCAAGATTCCAATGAACGGGCAAAAGATCTTGAGCTTTACATTCCACCGGGACCACGTCTTGGTAAGAAAGTTATCGAAGCAAAAGGAATCCGCAAACAGGCCGGAGATAAACTACTTGTCGATGACGTGAACTTTATCATTCCTGCGGGTGCAATAGTTGGTATTATCGGCCCTAACGGAGCCGGTAAAACAACACTTTTCAAAATGATCACCGGACAGGAAAAACCTGACGCAGGCGAAATGTCTGTCGGGGAAACTGTCATGGTTACTCATGTGGACCAGCACCGTGATGCTCTTGATCCAGACAAAACAGTTTATGAAGTTATTTCCGGCGGTAATGAATTCATTAAACTTGGTGACCGGGAAATTAATGCGCGCGCATATGTTGGAAAATTCAATCTGACCGGTTCTGAACAGCAGAAAAAATGTTCTGTTCTCTCCGGTGGAGAAAGAAGCCGCGTTCATCTTGCACTCATGCTGCAGGAAGGCGGAAACGTACTCCTCCTTGATGAACCTACCAACGACCTTGATGTTAACACAATGCGCTCCCTTGAAGAAGGTCTGTCCAACTTCAGCGGCTGCGTACTGGTAATCAGCCATGACCGCTGGTTCCTCGACCGCATCGCTACACATATTCTTGCTTTTGAAGGAGATTCTTCGACATTTTGGTTCGAAGGCTCATACTCTGAATATGAAGAAGACAAAAAGAAAAGACTTGGTAAAGACGCTGACCAGCCTCATCGCATCAAGTACCGCAAACTTACCCGTTAA
- a CDS encoding MBL fold metallo-hydrolase encodes MLERLDNEIYLKNVQLEGYDVRGALILGSEKAVIFDTLSRPEDMLEYEELIGDRELIIIYSHADWDHIWGTAGLKMSIKSIIAHSSCLARFSKDVPETLKEYKKNQPELYNSVELIPPDTVFDSEMKIDLGGITIQLSQLSGHTEDSIVGFIPEKGILLAGDAVETPFPCINKNSPIANWISELEKWVGNKDLKIVIPAHGKVSGPEIISKNLQYLKSLLNKDKIEISASLSSFYKETHLENMAFASEQNKRR; translated from the coding sequence TTGCTTGAACGACTTGATAACGAAATCTATTTAAAGAATGTCCAGCTCGAAGGTTATGATGTTCGCGGCGCCCTGATTTTAGGCTCTGAGAAAGCTGTAATTTTCGACACTCTTTCCCGTCCGGAGGACATGCTTGAATATGAAGAACTTATCGGGGATCGTGAATTAATCATCATCTACAGCCATGCTGACTGGGATCATATATGGGGAACTGCGGGGCTTAAGATGTCTATCAAATCAATCATTGCCCACAGTTCGTGTCTTGCCAGATTTTCAAAGGATGTACCTGAAACATTAAAGGAATATAAAAAAAATCAACCCGAATTATATAACTCAGTTGAATTGATTCCCCCTGATACTGTTTTTGATTCTGAGATGAAAATAGACCTCGGTGGAATCACAATTCAACTTTCACAGCTTTCGGGACACACCGAAGATTCCATAGTCGGATTTATCCCGGAAAAGGGAATCCTTTTAGCGGGTGATGCGGTTGAAACTCCCTTCCCCTGCATCAACAAAAATTCTCCGATAGCAAACTGGATTTCCGAACTTGAAAAATGGGTGGGTAATAAAGATCTTAAGATTGTTATACCGGCTCACGGCAAAGTAAGTGGACCTGAAATAATAAGTAAAAATTTACAATATCTTAAAAGTCTTCTTAATAAAGATAAGATTGAAATATCTGCGTCCTTAAGCTCTTTCTATAAAGAAACTCACTTAGAAAATATGGCCTTCGCCTCTGAACAAAATAAACGCCGATAA
- a CDS encoding substrate-binding periplasmic protein produces MKNLLFSWKLVKSKLKDNVRLALIVKIFACSLVCSFLFVGSAWAGEKVVILSSLEWPPYTGENLPDKGRSSKRVSAAFAAMGYKVEFRFAPWKRAIRSVQKNKDIMGYFPEYYSKETAEEFIFSESIGCSPLGVLMSKKRPIFWDTFQDLAKYKIGLVSGYTNTAELDALVLSGSMNIDYASTDESNIKKLIKGRIRGAVVDCNVYDYISMSKPKLTKYRSELTFFNKVIGMNRLHVCFRKDGKGCALARIFNEGLKRIGQDDFSDDVCK; encoded by the coding sequence GTGAAAAATTTATTGTTTAGCTGGAAATTAGTTAAGTCGAAATTGAAGGATAATGTACGTTTAGCATTAATTGTTAAGATTTTTGCGTGTTCTCTGGTGTGCAGTTTTCTTTTTGTCGGATCAGCGTGGGCTGGTGAGAAAGTGGTTATTCTCAGCTCCTTGGAGTGGCCTCCATATACTGGGGAGAACCTGCCGGATAAGGGGAGAAGTTCAAAACGTGTGAGTGCTGCTTTCGCTGCAATGGGATATAAGGTTGAATTTAGATTTGCACCTTGGAAAAGAGCGATTCGTAGTGTGCAGAAGAATAAAGATATAATGGGCTATTTTCCGGAATATTATTCAAAAGAAACGGCAGAGGAATTTATCTTTTCTGAAAGCATAGGATGCAGCCCTCTCGGGGTTTTGATGAGTAAAAAAAGACCGATATTCTGGGATACTTTTCAAGACCTTGCTAAATATAAAATAGGCCTTGTTTCCGGTTATACTAATACTGCTGAACTTGATGCCTTAGTTCTTAGTGGAAGTATGAATATTGATTATGCGTCGACTGATGAAAGTAATATAAAAAAATTAATAAAAGGACGTATTCGCGGGGCTGTCGTTGATTGTAATGTTTATGATTATATTTCAATGTCAAAGCCGAAACTTACCAAGTACCGCTCTGAGTTGACCTTTTTTAATAAAGTGATTGGCATGAACAGGTTGCATGTTTGTTTCAGAAAAGATGGGAAAGGATGTGCTCTTGCCCGTATTTTTAATGAAGGATTGAAAAGAATCGGTCAGGATGATTTCAGTGATGATGTCTGTAAATAG
- a CDS encoding DUF3089 domain-containing protein, which yields MLKKISIINVLFLLLLCTITTAGHCADQTRIDPDYSISDNWLTLPASIDKNIDVFWVYPTVYTGKAPIASINDSQMRDGAKLTLRTQAAVFKDSANIFAPLYRQANMSILGQDNLHKDQFLNVGKSDVRAAFNHYLREFNNGRPFILASHSQGSVIVTALMKELMENPDLRDKLVAAYAIGWGITQDDLNNFTFLKVCEKADQTGCIVTYNCVADGYQKAAPTILPGTLVVNPLDWTTNSEKVSADKNKGAVFFDKDGIKSETIPNYCSAEIKDGGLVVDMKNTAPMKRMPFGEGVYHVYDYSLFFDNLKANVAERIKAYQKDHK from the coding sequence ATGCTAAAAAAGATCTCAATCATAAATGTTTTATTTTTACTTCTTTTATGCACGATCACAACAGCGGGTCATTGTGCAGATCAGACAAGAATTGATCCTGATTACTCTATATCCGACAACTGGCTTACTCTTCCCGCTTCCATAGATAAAAATATCGATGTCTTTTGGGTATACCCGACAGTTTACACAGGAAAAGCCCCCATTGCTTCCATAAATGATTCCCAAATGCGTGACGGAGCAAAACTGACTCTCCGCACTCAAGCGGCTGTATTCAAGGATAGTGCAAATATTTTTGCCCCACTATACAGACAAGCCAACATGTCCATTCTGGGACAGGATAACCTTCATAAAGATCAATTTCTAAATGTGGGTAAATCTGATGTCCGCGCAGCATTCAATCATTATTTACGGGAATTTAACAACGGACGGCCTTTTATTCTAGCCTCACATAGTCAGGGTTCCGTTATTGTTACCGCATTAATGAAAGAATTGATGGAGAATCCTGATCTTCGCGACAAGTTGGTTGCAGCATACGCGATCGGCTGGGGAATTACTCAAGATGATTTAAACAACTTCACATTCCTTAAAGTCTGCGAAAAGGCAGACCAAACCGGATGTATTGTGACCTATAACTGTGTAGCGGATGGATATCAGAAAGCGGCTCCGACTATTCTGCCGGGAACTCTTGTTGTTAACCCGCTTGACTGGACTACAAATTCTGAAAAAGTTTCTGCGGATAAAAACAAAGGCGCTGTTTTTTTCGACAAAGACGGTATTAAATCGGAAACAATCCCGAACTACTGCTCAGCTGAAATTAAAGACGGCGGACTTGTTGTTGATATGAAGAATACAGCACCAATGAAACGTATGCCCTTCGGAGAAGGTGTATACCATGTTTATGACTACTCCTTGTTCTTCGATAATTTAAAAGCCAACGTGGCGGAAAGAATCAAGGCTTATCAAAAAGACCATAAATAA